Within the Micromonospora citrea genome, the region GTGACCGTGTCCACTGGAAGCAGCTCTAATCGCGTACTCATCGAAGACTGGCTGCCCGTTGCGGAACTGAGCATCGAGTCACGCCGGGAACGGGGGGCGGTGCATGCTCTCCCCCCGCTCTCGTTCCTGCACGTGTGGTGGGCACGTCGACCACTCGTCGCGAGCGCCGCTGTGGTACTCGGCGGGCTGCTGCCAACCTGGTCACAGGAACTCGCGTCCGCCATCTCGAGCGAACACCTCAAGGACAGCTCTGCGTATCGAGCCTGGTTCAGGCGGCTCATCGGTATCTGGGGCGACCCCATCACGGCGCAAAGAGCAGCGGACCATGCCAAGGCGAGCGGTGTGCCCCTGCAAGACAACCCCTTCACCTACCGACAGGCCTACCGAAACCCCATCCCTCTTGCGGACATCGAGCTGCTACACAAGGTGCTCGCGCACACATGGGGAGATCTGCCGCAGGTTGCCGATCCGACAGCCGGTGGGGGAAGCATCCCCTTTGCATCGGCGAGGCTGGGTCTCCCGACCTATGCCAACGACCTCAACGGCGTCGCAGCGTCCGTTCTCGCCGCAGGCGTCAAGCTCGCGGCGGAACGGGGACTCGACATCGCCGAGGACCTAGACCGCTGGGGGAAGGTCCTCGTCAAGCGAGTCACTGATCGCCTCAAGCCGTACTTTCCCTCCGGCCGAGGGGAGCAGGTAGCGAACTTCATTTGGGTAAACGCGATCGCGTGCCCACGTACCGGCCGCTTGATCCCTCTGCTCCCAGACAAGTGGCTGCGGAAGACACCGGGGTTTGAGGTGGCCGTGGAGGCCGTCACGACCACGGAGGACGGCACGGACCTCCGGGAGCCGACATTCGTCGTCGTACAGGGTAATGCGGTAGACCGGCATGACGCAGGTCAGGGCTTCATCGCGCGCGGCGCAGCCCTCAGCCCGTACAGCGGCATGGTCGTTGATGGCGAGTACGTGAAGGCCGAGGCCCAAGCGGGTCGAATGACTCAACTGCTGTACGCGGTGGCCTTCCGCGACCACAAGGGCAAGCGCTCGTTCCGCAGCCCGACGCCCGCCGATTTGGACGCCATCGCGTCCGCGTCCAAGGAACTGGCACGGGTCCGCCGGGAGTGGGAGGCGAACGGTTACCTGCCGACGGAGGATATCGCTGAAGGTAACTATGACCGCGGCCATCGGATGTACGGGATGTTTCGTTGGGCTGACCTCTTCACGGATCGCCAGCTCTTGGTTCACGGCACCTTCGCTGAGGAGTTCGCCAAGCTCGCGCGCGAGGTCCGGTCGGTAGCGCCGAACAACGCCGACGCAGTGCTGCACGTGCTGGCCATGATGCAGGGCAAGGCGCTGAACTACAACAGCCGACTGTGCTCTTGGCACACCCCGAAGCAGACCATGCGGTCGGTCTTCGAAAAGCACAACTTCTCGTTCAAGTGGACCTTCGCCGAGTTCGAGGGAGCCACCGAGCTCTATCCCTGGTGCCTGGATCAGGCGATCCGGACGTACGAGGGCGTCGCCAGCTTGCTTGCGAACACGGGCATCGACCCCATCGACGGCAAGACCCGGCTACACCGCGAAGTGACAGTCACGCAAGGCTCCGCTGGCGCCCTGTCGCTGCCGGACCGCAGCATCGCTCACGTCTGCATGGATCCGCCATACTACGACAACGTCATGTACGCCGAGCTCAGTGATTTCTTCTACGTGTGGGAGAAGCGGACGATCGGCCGAATCATGCCGGAGTTCTTCGCCGGGGACCTAGCGGATAAGGACAACGAGGCCGTCGCCAACGTCGCACGGTTTGCACACATGGGCAAGCGCACGCGAGTTCTCGCCGACGCGGACTACGAGGCGAAGATGACGGCCATCTTCAGCGAGGCCAGGCGTGTTCTTCGTGACGATGGCGTGCTGACGGTGATGTTTACGCACAAGCGCGCGGAGGCGTGGGACACGCTCGGCATGGGTCTGCTGAAGGCTGGCTTCACCATCGAGGCATCGTGGCCCGTCAACACGGAGGCGGAGCATTCACTCCACCAGTCCGGTGTGAACTCCGCGGCCAGCACGATCATGCTCGTCTGCCGGAAGCGAAGCTTGCAGGCGGCGACCGCCGTGGATGTATACCTGGAGGACATCGAGGGCGAGGTGAGACAGGTCGCCCGCGAGTCCGTCGAGCGATTCCGCGCCGACGGCATTGACGGCGTCGACCTGCTGCTGTCGGCCTATGGCCCGACGCTCGGCGTCGTCAGCCAGCACTGGCCGGTACATAGCAGCGAGGCTGATGAGAGCGGGCGCGCTAGACTTCTTCGCCCCGAGGAGGCGTTAGGCATCGCCCGGTCGGAAATCGTGCGTGTCCAGCGCGCGCGCCTCGTCGGCCACCCGATCGAGTTCGACCCACTGACGGACTTCGTCGTGGCGTTCTGGGACGTGGTGAAGGACGACACCGCGACGTTCGACGAAGGACGCCGGCTGGCCCTGGCCGTCGGTGGCCTCGACATCGACGAACTCCAGCGCTCAAAGATCGTGGAGAAGAAGGCCGGCACGGTGCGGCTGCTCAGCCCGAAGGAGCGGGTACGCCCACGTGCGGGAGACGAAGAACTGCCGGGCGTCCGCCCGCAGGCTGCGTCCTTCGGCAGCCTGATCGACGCGGTGCACACCGTATGCCTGGTCGCAGACGAGGACGGTCTGGCGCACGCGAAGGCCATCATGGACCGCGTCGGCCTATCGAAGGACAGTCGGTTCGTCGCGGCAGTGCAAGCCTTGGTCAACGCAGTACCTCGGGTGAAGGCGAAGGGCGCATTCGTGCTGCCGCTCGCCGGCAGCCTCGACCGGCTCGTCACGGCCTATCTCCCGCAGGTGACTGTCCCGCACGATCCGGCGAAGAAGGAGACGCTGGTGCAGGGCGACATGCTCGCGGACCTGCTCGCGTGACCCAGCCGGCTTTCACAGTGCCTGCGGCAGGGCCTGTAGCTCAGGCCCTGCCGGAGTCGGACTTCACCCAGGTCGCGCTGCGGGTTGCGTACTCGACCGGCGAGCAGCCGCTCACCCGGTTCTACGTGCCGCTGCTGGCGCGTGCGACGGGGTACAAGCGGCTCGTCGGCTACTTCAGCGCGCAGGTCTTGGCGCGGGCCGCCGCTGGCTTCGCGCCATTCGCCGCCCGCCGAGGAAAGATGCAGCTCGTAGTGGGCGCGCAACTCTCCGATGAGGACGTCGACGCCGTCCTGCGCGGCGAGCCGCTAGACCAGGTCGTCGCCGAGCGACTGTGCCTTGAACCGCTCACCGAAGGCGTGAGCATCGTTCAGAAGGAGCACTTGCGGCTATTAGCATGGATGCTGCGCGAGGGTTTGCTGGAGCTCCGCGTCGGGGTGCCGGTTGACAGCGACGGCAAGCCGCTGCGGCCGGAGCAGGCCCGTCGCTACTTCCACTCCAAGTACGGGCTGTTCACTGATGCGCTTGGCCGGCAGGTCGCGTTCTCTGGCAGCGACAATGAAACGGTCGCCGGGTGGACCGGCAACCACGAGACCTTCCACGTCTATTGGTCGTGGAATGACGCCGTGTGGCCGCTGTACGGCGCGGATGTCACTCGCCGGTTGGAGCAGCACTGGGACGGTACGCCGGACACGGGCTGGGCAGTGCTGCCGGTTCCGACTGCACTGCGGCAGGGTCTCATCAACATCGTTCCGGCTGGCTGGACCCCGCCCGCGCAGGACCCCGACCCGCGGCTCCGCGACTTCGACGTGCCGGACGACCCGCTGGGCGGAGGCCCTGCGCCGGGCTGGACCTCCACGCCGGCAGAGGACTCGAAGGCCGACGAGAATGCAGTCGAGGCCGACCGGGTCAGGCTGCTGGAGATTCTGCGCGCTCCGCTGTCCCGCACCATGGTGGGCGTGGCGAGCGCGGCGGCCGTGCCGCTGCCGCACCAGCAGCTCATCGCGGTGCGGGCGGTGGAGACCTACCCGCGCGGCTATCTGCTTGCGGACGAGGTCGGCTTAGGCAAGACAATCGAGGCGGGGCTAATTCTGCGCGAGCTGCTCCTGTCCGGCCGGGCTGAGACGGCGCTCCTGCTGGTCCCCGCAAGCGTGATGTCGCAGTGGCAGGAGGAGCTCCACGAGAAGATCAGCCTGGACGTACCGCGGTATGAAGGCGGCGTGTTCCTTGATCGGCACAACCGAGAGGTCCCGTCCGAGCCAACCGCAAACCCGTGGACGGCGTTCCCGGTCGTACTCGCGTCCTCCCATCTGGCGCGGCGCGCCGATCGGCGCGCGCAGGTCCTCGCCGGTAGCTGGGACGTGGTGCTGGTTGACGAGGCGCACCACGCCCGCCGGCGCGGGCTGAAGGCCAACGGCACGCCGAACACGCTGCTGGGCCTGCTGCAGACGATGAAGGCACAGCAGTCCTGGAAGGCGCTATACCTAGCGTCGGCCACCCCTATGCAGATGGCACCGCACGAGGCGTGGGACCTCATCGAACTCCTCGGTCTGCCAGGCGAGTGGTCCGAATCCGCGGACAAGTTCGTCCGGTACTTCGCCGAGCTCCGCCGACCGCACGCCGACCGTGACTGGGCGCTCCTGTCGCGCATGCTCCGCGACGAGCTCGACGCGCCGGATGCCGCCGCCGACGAGCCGCTGAGGAACCGGGTCGTCAGCGAGCTAGGGCCGGTGGTCTCGCGCAGCATATTGCGGCTGCACCAGCCGCCGCCGCCCAGTCGCCAACGCGTCCTCGGGTGGAAGATCCGACAATGCGAACTCGCCGACGAGTGGCTGCGGGCCCACACGCCAATGCGCGACCGAGTGTTCCGGCATACCCGCGGCACGATGCGCCGTTACCAAGAGCAGGGTCTGCTACCCGCCGACCTCATCATTCCGCGACGCACGATCCGCGACGAGTTCATCGAGCTGTCCCCGGCCGAGTGGACGTTATACGAGCGCATCGATGCTTACATCAGTCGCTACTACAACGCCTACATGGCCGCCGGCCCAGGCAACCCCGCCGCCAGAGCCCTCGGTTTCATCATGACGGTGTACCGGCGCCGCCTGACCAGCAGCTTCCAGGCCGTCCGGTTGTCGCTCAAGCGGCGCCGGGATGCGCTCGCCGCCGGACGGGCGCTCGCCATCTCCGAGCTGCTCGATCCTGACGACAAGACAGCAACTGAAGACGACGAAAGCGGAGTCGACCTGACTGGCGTCGCGGACCCGATCTCGGCCGATCTGCTGGCCGCCGAGATCGCCGAACTCGACTCGTTCATCGCTGACATAGAGGCGCTCGGCGGTCAGGACACGAAGGCCGAGCAGCTCTACGGCGACCTCAATGAGGCTCTCCTTAGCGGCTACGACAGTGTCGTGCTGTTTACGCAGTACACCGACACGATGGACTACCTACGAGACCGGCTCGCTGGCCCATACCAGCGCGTTGCGTGCTACTCCGGCCGAGGCGGCGAGCGGTGGGACCCCGCCACGTCCACTTGGACGAAGATCACGAAGAACGAGCTCAAGCAGCTGTTTCGGGAGGGCGAGATCCGCATCCTGCTCGGCACCGACAGCATGAGCGAGGGTCTGAACCTGCAGACCAGCGGCCGGCTGTTCAACTACGACATGCCCTGGAACCTCATGCGGGTGGAACAGCGCATCGGACGCGTCGACCGGATCGGTGCCTCGCACGAGGTCGTGACCATCAGCAACTACTTCTACGCTGACACCGTCGAGCAGGCGA harbors:
- a CDS encoding DUF1156 domain-containing protein; protein product: MSTGSSSNRVLIEDWLPVAELSIESRRERGAVHALPPLSFLHVWWARRPLVASAAVVLGGLLPTWSQELASAISSEHLKDSSAYRAWFRRLIGIWGDPITAQRAADHAKASGVPLQDNPFTYRQAYRNPIPLADIELLHKVLAHTWGDLPQVADPTAGGGSIPFASARLGLPTYANDLNGVAASVLAAGVKLAAERGLDIAEDLDRWGKVLVKRVTDRLKPYFPSGRGEQVANFIWVNAIACPRTGRLIPLLPDKWLRKTPGFEVAVEAVTTTEDGTDLREPTFVVVQGNAVDRHDAGQGFIARGAALSPYSGMVVDGEYVKAEAQAGRMTQLLYAVAFRDHKGKRSFRSPTPADLDAIASASKELARVRREWEANGYLPTEDIAEGNYDRGHRMYGMFRWADLFTDRQLLVHGTFAEEFAKLAREVRSVAPNNADAVLHVLAMMQGKALNYNSRLCSWHTPKQTMRSVFEKHNFSFKWTFAEFEGATELYPWCLDQAIRTYEGVASLLANTGIDPIDGKTRLHREVTVTQGSAGALSLPDRSIAHVCMDPPYYDNVMYAELSDFFYVWEKRTIGRIMPEFFAGDLADKDNEAVANVARFAHMGKRTRVLADADYEAKMTAIFSEARRVLRDDGVLTVMFTHKRAEAWDTLGMGLLKAGFTIEASWPVNTEAEHSLHQSGVNSAASTIMLVCRKRSLQAATAVDVYLEDIEGEVRQVARESVERFRADGIDGVDLLLSAYGPTLGVVSQHWPVHSSEADESGRARLLRPEEALGIARSEIVRVQRARLVGHPIEFDPLTDFVVAFWDVVKDDTATFDEGRRLALAVGGLDIDELQRSKIVEKKAGTVRLLSPKERVRPRAGDEELPGVRPQAASFGSLIDAVHTVCLVADEDGLAHAKAIMDRVGLSKDSRFVAAVQALVNAVPRVKAKGAFVLPLAGSLDRLVTAYLPQVTVPHDPAKKETLVQGDMLADLLA
- a CDS encoding DEAD/DEAH box helicase codes for the protein MTQPAFTVPAAGPVAQALPESDFTQVALRVAYSTGEQPLTRFYVPLLARATGYKRLVGYFSAQVLARAAAGFAPFAARRGKMQLVVGAQLSDEDVDAVLRGEPLDQVVAERLCLEPLTEGVSIVQKEHLRLLAWMLREGLLELRVGVPVDSDGKPLRPEQARRYFHSKYGLFTDALGRQVAFSGSDNETVAGWTGNHETFHVYWSWNDAVWPLYGADVTRRLEQHWDGTPDTGWAVLPVPTALRQGLINIVPAGWTPPAQDPDPRLRDFDVPDDPLGGGPAPGWTSTPAEDSKADENAVEADRVRLLEILRAPLSRTMVGVASAAAVPLPHQQLIAVRAVETYPRGYLLADEVGLGKTIEAGLILRELLLSGRAETALLLVPASVMSQWQEELHEKISLDVPRYEGGVFLDRHNREVPSEPTANPWTAFPVVLASSHLARRADRRAQVLAGSWDVVLVDEAHHARRRGLKANGTPNTLLGLLQTMKAQQSWKALYLASATPMQMAPHEAWDLIELLGLPGEWSESADKFVRYFAELRRPHADRDWALLSRMLRDELDAPDAAADEPLRNRVVSELGPVVSRSILRLHQPPPPSRQRVLGWKIRQCELADEWLRAHTPMRDRVFRHTRGTMRRYQEQGLLPADLIIPRRTIRDEFIELSPAEWTLYERIDAYISRYYNAYMAAGPGNPAARALGFIMTVYRRRLTSSFQAVRLSLKRRRDALAAGRALAISELLDPDDKTATEDDESGVDLTGVADPISADLLAAEIAELDSFIADIEALGGQDTKAEQLYGDLNEALLSGYDSVVLFTQYTDTMDYLRDRLAGPYQRVACYSGRGGERWDPATSTWTKITKNELKQLFREGEIRILLGTDSMSEGLNLQTSGRLFNYDMPWNLMRVEQRIGRVDRIGASHEVVTISNYFYADTVEQAIYSSIKDDFGDFTEIVGDAQPVLAATEAAIKAAAMAAGPAQRDAAAAQAARDIRDRVQEATSGDVRLSDAEQQTLSVPELHPSDTLADLAAAIVGNKAVAPWLTADPTEEGAWELALPGAPPQLVSFDRAVVDASKRDVALFTWGTAEAKALAERLEAATPGDAILPAPRQACDGG